GGCGAACGTCCTGGTCAGCATGGGTGCCGGGCTGGGCGCCGCCGCCCTGGGGTGGACGCTGGCGTGGTGAGCCGGCCCGCCCCGCCTTTGCAATGAGCACCTCTACGCACCACCCGGTCGAGTGGTGCGTAGAGGTGCTCATTGCAAAGGGCCGACGCCGGAGGCCCGGGCGAGGACCGTCGGACGACGGCGGTAGGTTGGTCGCATGTCTGTGAACCGGACGGAGGGCCGCGTCGCGTCGCTGGCCAAGGCCGGGTTCGCCGACACCGCCGCGGCGCAGCGCGAGCTCGACGACCCGCTGCTCGCCGGGCTCGCCGGCACCGACCTCGTGGCCGCGCTGGCCGCCGTCGCCGACCCCGACCTCGGGCTGCGCGGCGTGGGCCGGCTGATGGCGGCGCTCGAGACCGAGCCGCGACGCGCGCAGCTGCGGGCGCTGCTGGCGGACGACTCGCCGCACCGGCGCCGGCTGCTGGCCGTCCTCGGGTTCAGCTCGGCGCTGGCCGACCACCTCTGCCGGCATCCGGACCACTGGCGCGACCTCGGCGCGCTGGACCCCGGCGACCGGCCCGGCGCCGACGCCGTCCGGGCCGCGCTGCTGACCGCCGTCGGGGCCGACCCCGCCGCCGCCGTGCCCGTCGCCGCAGGTGAGCAGGCCGATCTGCTCGACGCGCTGCGGGTGGCGTACCGTCGCCACGTCACGGCGCTGGCGGCGCTCGACCTCGCCGACCGGCTCGACGTCGCCGCCGTCGCCGCCGATCTGGCCGACCTCGCCGGTGCCACGCTCGAGGCCGCGCTCGCCGTCGCCCGGGCCGGGCTGCCCGGCAGCGCGCCCGACTGCCGGCTCGCCGTCATCGCCATGGGCAAGGCCGGCGGCCGCGAGCTGAACTACGCCTCCGACGTCGACGTCGTGTTCGTCGCCGAGCCGCCCGCCGACGCGCCCGACGACGCGACCGGCTGGCTGACCACCGCGACGACGCTGGCCACGGCGCTCATGCGGGCCTGCTCCGTGTACACCGGCGAGGGCACCATCTGGCCGGTCGACGCGGCCCTGCGGCCCGAGGGCAAGCAGGGGCCGCTGGTGCGCACCGTCGCCAGCCACGCCGCCTACTACCGCGATTGGGCGAAGACCTGGGAGTTCCAGGCGCTGCTCAAAGCCCGTCCGGTGGCCGGCGACCGCGAGCTCGGCCAGCAGTACGTCGACGCCGTCATGCCGATGGTGTGGACCGCGGCCGGCCGCGACCACTTCGTCGACGACGTGCACGCCATGCGGCGGCGGGTCGAGGACCACATCCGCCCGGCCGAGGCCGACCGTCAGCTCAAGCTCGGTCCCGGCGGGCTGCGCGACGTCGAGTTCGCCGTCCAGCTGCTGCAGCTGGTGCACGGCCGCGCCGACGTCAGCCTGCACGACGGCAACACGCTGGGCGCGCTCGCGGCGCTGACCGCCGGCGGGTACGTCGGGCGCGACGACGGCGCCGTGCTCGACGCCGCGTACCGGTTCCTGCGCACGTTCGAGCACCGCATCCAGCTGCGCGGGCTGCGCCGCACCCACGTCGTCCCCGACTCCGACGAGCTGCTGCGCGTGCTCGCGCGGTCGCTGGCGCTGCGGCAGCCGGCGGAGCTGGACGACGTCTGGCACCAGCAGGCGCGCGAGGTGCGGCGGCTGCACGAGAAGCTGTTCTACCGGCCGCTGCTGTCCGCCGTCGCGCGGCTGCCCGGCGACGGCGTCCGGCTCAGCCCCGAGGCGGCGCTGGCCCGGCTGCGGGCGCTCGGGTACGCCGACCCCGCGGGGGCGCTGCGGCACCTCGAGGCGCTGACGACGGGCGTGTCGCGGCGGGCGGCGATCCAGCGGACGCTGCTGCCGGTGCTGCTCGGCTGGTTCGCCGACGCCCCCGAGCCCGACACCGGGCTGGCCGGGTTCCGCAAGGTCAGCGAGGCGCTGGGCACGACGCCCTGGTACCTGCGGCTGCTGCGCGACGACGGCGCGGCGGCCGAGCGCATGGCGCGCGTGCTGGCGTCCGGCCGGTACGCCACCGAGCTGCTGCTGCGCGCGCCCGAGTCGGTCGCCATGCTCGGCGACGACGACGCGCTGCGGCTGCGCGAGCGCGGGCCGCTGGAGAAGGAGGTGCTGGCCGGCGTCCAGCGCCACGACGACCCCGTCGCCGCCATCGGCGTCGTGCGCGCCATGCGGCGGCGCGAGCTGTTCCGCGTCACCGTCGCCGACCTCGCCGCCGCGGCCCCCGTCGAGGCCGTCGGGGAGGCGCTGACGGCCATCGCGGAGGCCACGCTGTCCGGCGCGCTGGCCGCCGCCACCCGCGCCGTCGAGGCCTCGCGCGGCGGGCCGCTGCCGACCCGCCTGGCCGTCGTCGCGATGGGCCGGCTCGGCGGCCGCGAGATGGGGTACGCGTCCGACGCCGACGTCTTGTTCGTCCACACGCCGTACCCCGACGAGGACGAGACCCAGGCGGCGTCCGCGGCGCTCGCCGTCGCCAACGAGCTGACCCGGCTGCTGTCGCTGCCCTCGCCCGAGCCGTCCCTCACCGTCGACGCGGCGCTGCGGCCCGAGGGCAAGCAGGGGCCGCTGGTGCGGACGCTGGCCTCCTATGCCGCGTACTACGACCGGTGGGGCGAGGTGTGGGAGCGGCAGGCGCTGCTGCGGGCGGCCCCGTGCTGCGGCGACCCCGAGCTGCTGCGGCGCTTCTCCGCCCTGATCGACCCCCTGCGCTGGCCGACCGCCGGCCTCACCGACGGGCAGCTTCGCGACGTGCGGCGCATCAAGGCGCGCGTCGAGTCCGAGCGGCTGCCCCGCGGCGCCGACCCGTCCATGCACCTCAAGCTGGGGCCCGGCGGCCTGGCGGACGTCGAGTGGACGGCGCAGCTGCTGCAGCTGCGGCACGCCTCGTCCGTGCCCGCCCTCCGCACCACGTCGACGCCCGGCGCGCTGGCCGCCGCCGTCTCGGCCGGCCTGCTGGCGGCGGACGACCGCTCGGTCCTGGAGGACTCCTGGCGGCTGGCGGCCCGCATCCGCAACGCCACCGTCCTCGTCACCGGCCGCCCGTCGGACATGCTGCCCAAGGACCCCAAGACGCTGGCCGCGGTCTCCCAGGTCCTCGGCTACGGCGCCGGCGAATCCACCCTCTTCGTCGACGACTACCACCGCTGCGCCCGCAAGGCCCGCTCCGTCGTCGAACGCCTCTTCTACGACGACGCCCGCTGACCCCGCTCCGGCCGCGATAATGGCGGCATGTGGGGAATCATTCTGCTCTTGCTCGTGGCCTGGCTGGTCATCTCGGTGCTGGGACTGGTCATCAAGGGCCTGCTCTGGCTCTTCTTCATCGGCGTGGTCCTGTTCCTGGCCACGTCGGCATGGGGTTGGATCAAACGGAACAGCGATGACGCTCGCTGACTCCGCGCACCTCGAACGGTGCGTCGAGCTGGCCGAGGCCGCGCTGGCCGCCGGCGACGGGCCGTTCGGGTCGGTGCTGGTGAGCGCCGACGGCGCCGTGCTGGCCGAGGACCACAACCACGAGACATCCACCGGCGACGAGACCGCGCATCCGGAGCTGGCGCTGGCGCAGTGGGCCGGGCGGCACCTGACGGCGCAGGAGCGGGCCGGCGCCACCGTCTACACGTCCGGCGAGCACTGCCCGATGTGCGCCGCCGCGCACGGGTGGGTCGGCCTCGGCCGCATCGTCTACGCCGCGTCCAGCGCCCAGCTGTCCGGCTGGCGGGCCGGCTGGGGGCTGCCGCCCGCCCCCGTCAGCGCCCTCCCCATCACTGACGTCGTCCCGGGCCTGGAGGTCGTGGGGCCGGTGCCGCCGTTCGACGAGCGGATGCGGGCCATCCACGAGCGGGCCGTGCGGCGGTAGAACGAGAGAACCGCCGGCCGCGCCTCGAGGCAGGCGGCCGGCGGCTCCCGTCGGGGGACTGCCCTGCGATCAGATGTCGTAGTTCTGACCGCACTCGTGCCTTGGCCTGCGCAAACGCCGAAATTCAGGTCCCACGGGCCGCGCTGGGGCCGCACATGGCCGCAGCGCTCGCACGTGGGCGCCGGCGGCTCGACCCGAGTTCGACCGTTTCGCGGCTCTGGTCGATGGCTGGGCATGACGCCGACTGTGCGCGCTCAGACAGCATCGTCGCTGTCCTCGTCGGGCTTCACGTCATCGACGAGCTCGTCGTCGTCCGGTTGTGCATCGCCCGGTTCAGGCTCCGGCGTCCGGTGCCCGAATACGGCGTCGACAGCTCGCTTGGTGCGCTCGGCACTGTCCTCGACGAGGTGGGTGTAGGTGCGCAAGGTGAAGCCGGGGTCGGCGTGACCGAGGTACTCGCTGAGGGCCTTGATCGACTCACCTTCATGGAGCGCTGTGCTGGCGTAGAAGTGTCGCAGGGCGTGGCTGCCGTTCTCGCGCGTCACAGGCACTCCGGCGCGCTTCAAGGCTGGCTTCCAAATGAACGTGTTGATGTAGTTCCGTCCCAGCGCCTTCTTCTCGCGGCTGTAAAGCAGGAGCGAGAAGGTCGTGGGCTTCTCATCCGTTCTGTCCCAG
This Jiangella alba DNA region includes the following protein-coding sequences:
- a CDS encoding bifunctional [glutamine synthetase] adenylyltransferase/[glutamine synthetase]-adenylyl-L-tyrosine phosphorylase is translated as MSVNRTEGRVASLAKAGFADTAAAQRELDDPLLAGLAGTDLVAALAAVADPDLGLRGVGRLMAALETEPRRAQLRALLADDSPHRRRLLAVLGFSSALADHLCRHPDHWRDLGALDPGDRPGADAVRAALLTAVGADPAAAVPVAAGEQADLLDALRVAYRRHVTALAALDLADRLDVAAVAADLADLAGATLEAALAVARAGLPGSAPDCRLAVIAMGKAGGRELNYASDVDVVFVAEPPADAPDDATGWLTTATTLATALMRACSVYTGEGTIWPVDAALRPEGKQGPLVRTVASHAAYYRDWAKTWEFQALLKARPVAGDRELGQQYVDAVMPMVWTAAGRDHFVDDVHAMRRRVEDHIRPAEADRQLKLGPGGLRDVEFAVQLLQLVHGRADVSLHDGNTLGALAALTAGGYVGRDDGAVLDAAYRFLRTFEHRIQLRGLRRTHVVPDSDELLRVLARSLALRQPAELDDVWHQQAREVRRLHEKLFYRPLLSAVARLPGDGVRLSPEAALARLRALGYADPAGALRHLEALTTGVSRRAAIQRTLLPVLLGWFADAPEPDTGLAGFRKVSEALGTTPWYLRLLRDDGAAAERMARVLASGRYATELLLRAPESVAMLGDDDALRLRERGPLEKEVLAGVQRHDDPVAAIGVVRAMRRRELFRVTVADLAAAAPVEAVGEALTAIAEATLSGALAAATRAVEASRGGPLPTRLAVVAMGRLGGREMGYASDADVLFVHTPYPDEDETQAASAALAVANELTRLLSLPSPEPSLTVDAALRPEGKQGPLVRTLASYAAYYDRWGEVWERQALLRAAPCCGDPELLRRFSALIDPLRWPTAGLTDGQLRDVRRIKARVESERLPRGADPSMHLKLGPGGLADVEWTAQLLQLRHASSVPALRTTSTPGALAAAVSAGLLAADDRSVLEDSWRLAARIRNATVLVTGRPSDMLPKDPKTLAAVSQVLGYGAGESTLFVDDYHRCARKARSVVERLFYDDAR
- a CDS encoding nucleoside deaminase encodes the protein MTLADSAHLERCVELAEAALAAGDGPFGSVLVSADGAVLAEDHNHETSTGDETAHPELALAQWAGRHLTAQERAGATVYTSGEHCPMCAAAHGWVGLGRIVYAASSAQLSGWRAGWGLPPAPVSALPITDVVPGLEVVGPVPPFDERMRAIHERAVRR
- a CDS encoding site-specific integrase; translated protein: MPARYQPMVWLGAELGMRQGEIFGLSPEDIDVERGEVHVRRQVKLVSNKQMFGLPKGRKVRDVPLPDAVLEAINAHMTAYPPIEVTLPWDRTDEKPTTFSLLLYSREKKALGRNYINTFIWKPALKRAGVPVTRENGSHALRHFYASTALHEGESIKALSEYLGHADPGFTLRTYTHLVEDSAERTKRAVDAVFGHRTPEPEPGDAQPDDDELVDDVKPDEDSDDAV